The window GGGTCCTCGCCCGCGACGATCCGCGCGACGAGGGCCTCGGCGCGATCGGGCGAGGCCTCGCGGAGCGCATGCAGCAAGGAGGCGACGTGCGGGCCGAGCGGGCTGTCGGGCGCGGCCATGACGGCCTCGCAGATCGCCGCCGCGGAGGCGGGGTGCATGCGGGAGAGGACGTGCAGGAGCAGGCGCGGCGAGCCGCTCTTGCCCGCGAGCGCGAGGGCCTCGAGCGCCGCGCCGAGCCACGCGGCCGTCTCCGCAGGCGGGCGGCCACAGGCGAGCATCTCGTCGACGACGGCGCGACACGTGTCGGCCGAGCGGCGCTCGGCGCCGCCACGCTCGACCTCACCCGAGCCAGGGATCTCGCTCGGCGGCAGGTCGATGAGGCCACGCTGCGCGGGCGAGCGTTGCGTGAGGGCCTCGTAGAGCCTGCGCTCGGTCGAGGTGGGCACGGCGCCCGCGGCGGCCTCGGCGGCGGCGCGGACCTCGGCGGAGCTCGCGCGCCGGGCCGCGCGGCGGAGCGCGTCGGCGACGGCGAAGTGCACGAGCGCGTCGGTCGAGCCCTCGGCCGCGGCGCTCAGCATCGTGAGGATCCCGAGGCGCTCCTCGTCGCGCCACCCAGGCTCCATCTGGTCGCCGAGCGAGAGGCCGGAGCCGTCGGCGAGCACGCGCTCGAGGCCGCTGACGCCGGAGAGAGCGGCGCGCCGGACCGAGGATTTGGCACAACGCGCGAGCGTGGCGAGGGCCTGCTTGCGCAAGGCGCGGCGGCGCTCGTCCGTGGGGCCGGCGTCGACGGCGCCGTCGGCGAGGAAGGTGTCGAGCACGTCGAGCGGCGAGTGCTTGTGCTCGTGGGCGTCGTCCGCGGCGAGCCAGCGATCCACGGCGTCGAGCAGGGCCTCGTGCACGCCGAGGGGGCGGGCCGAGGCGCGCGAGGCGAGCTCGCGCAGGACACGCATCGGGTGGTCGGGGTGCGGGCTCTGGAGGCGGAGGTCGTCGCGGCCGAGCTCCCAGAGCAGGTCGGCGGCGCGAGGCAGGTGCGCGAGGTGCAGGCCCACGCGGCGCAGGATCGCGGGCAGCTCGTAGAGCACGGAGGCCGCCGAGAAGAGGGCGCCCGCGCCGCGGGTGGACTCGCTCTGCGCAGGGGAGCGGAGGACCGCCGCGGCGAGGTCGAGCATCGCGGCCGGGTGATCCGAGGAGAGCTCACGCAGGCCGCCGAGGAGGCGGCATCGGTCGGCCGACGAGGCGGCCTCGACGGCGCCGCGGACGTGGCGGAAGAGGGCGGCGACGATCTCGGCGGCGGCGCCGTCGGGCAAGGAGGGTCCGTCGAGCTCGCCGACGTTGCGGAGGAGCGGGACGACGGCGTGCGCGCCGAAGCGTGACTCGAGGGCCCGCGCGCGTTCTTCGAGCGAGCCCGTGAGCGGGCCCGAGGGGCCAACGAGGGCGCGGTGGAGCGCGTGATCCGAGAGGGAGCCGGGCACGATCCGCGCGCCGTGCGGGCCACGCTCGACGACGCCCGCGGCCTCGAGTGCGCGGAGGGCCGAGACGAGGTCGCGGCGGCGACAGCCGAGCAGATCCCCCGCGCCCTGGAGGAAGCGCTCGTCCGAGGTGCGCACCGGCGCGAGGATCGCGACGAGCGCGAGCACGCCCGCGAGCAGCTTCGGGTCGCCCGCGGCGGCGGAGCGGAGCAGGAGCAGCTCGTGGCCCCGATCGAGCGCGCACGCGGCGAGCTCGCCCTTGCCGAGCGCCACCGGATGGATGGCCCCTTCCCGCACGAGCTGGCCCGCGAGCGTGATCACGAACGGATGCCCCTCGGCGAGCTCGGCGAGCCTCGTGGCGTGTTCACGCGCGTCGTCGCCGAGCACGTGCCGCGCGGTGGCCTCGGCCTCGGTCGGCGAGAGCGCGCCGAGCGCGGGCAGGACACGCACGGCGTCCGTCGAGAGCCCGACCTGCGCGAAGAGCGCCGAGAGGCGCGGCTGGCCCGCGGGGCGCGTGGTGAAGACGAAGCGCACGTCGCGGCGCTCGAGGGCCATGGAGAGCAGCGTCGCGGGCGCGGCCTTGCGGCCCGCGTCGTCGATCACGAGCAGGCAAGGGCCGGGCGGCAGGCGCGTGGTCGGCGGCGCGGTCCCGACGGTGACGTCGGTCGCGAAGCGGAGCATCGTGCCGATACGCTGCGCGGCGAGCGCGTCGGCGAGCGCGCAGAGCAGGCTCGTCTTGCCCGTGCCCGCGCGGCCTTCCAGCACGGCGACACGCGCGGGGCTGCGCGCGCTGGCGAAGTCGACGAGCGCCGCGAGGATCTCGGCGCGCCCGCCGAAGGGGAGCGTTTCCTGGAAGGGGCGGCCCGCGGCGAGCGCGGAAGCTTCGAACTCGCTCGGGCCGAGGAGCGCCACGCCGTGCTCGACGTGCGCGTCCGGAGGAGGGGGAAAGCCGAGGGTCGTCTCCATGGAAGTCGAGCGCTCCGCGACGCGGGCGCGCCGAGCCTACCACGGGCCACGCCCGGCCCGGTGAGGGAGAGCGCGCGATTGCGCGCGCAGAAAACCGGTGGGAGCGGAATGCGCGGACGCACCGGCCCTGCCGTGGCCGTGCGGGTGTAGGCTGGAAACATGCTTCGCCTCGCCCCACGCACCTGTGTTTTGGCCCTTGGGATTGGCTCGATCCTCGCCGGTTGCACCGAGCCGGACGCGACGAAGGCGCCCGCCGGACCACCGGCGCCGCTCGCCGACGTCGAGCTCGTCGTGGACGAGCTCGGCATCACCCACGTCTACGCGAGGTCCGACGCGGACGCGTTTTTCGGGGCGGGATACGCGATGGCGCGGGATCGGCTCTTTCACATGGAGCTCATGCGCCGGAGGGCAGCGGGGACACGCGCGGAGCTCGTGGGCGTGAAGGTGCTCGACGACGACGTGATGGCCCGGACGATGAACTTCACGAAGCTCGGCGAGGCCGACGAGGCGCGGGTGCGGGCCGAGCGTCCCGAGGAGGCGGCGCTCTTCGACGCGTGGACCGCGGGCGTGAACCTTCGAATCGAGGAGGTGCGGAGCGGCGCGGCGCCGCGGCCGTTCGGCATGCGCGAATCGGAGCTCGATTTTTTGCCGGAGCCCTGGGCGTCGCACGAGGCGTTCGCGGTGGGCAAGCTGCTCTCGTTCGGCATGTCGAACAGCCTCGATCGCGACATCCTGGCCACGGCCGTCGCGCGGATGGCGCCCGAGACGGCAGAGCGATTGCCGGTGCTCATGCCCGCGTTCGACGTGTTCCCGGGCGCGCCGGCGGGAGCCGGGGGCAACGCGGCGCCTGCGCCGGGCCCGTTCGGCCCGCCCGGCCCGCCGAAGGCCGACGCCGCGGCGTTCCCGCGCGACTACGAGCCGATCATGCGCGAGACGGCCTCGAACAACTGGGCGCTCGCGGGCAAACACACCGAGAGCGGCAGGCCCTACGTGTGCGGGGATCCGCATCAATCACTGACGAGCCCCTCGCGCTTCTGGGCCGTGCACATGAACAGCGCCGAGGCCGGCGGCACGCTCGACGTCGTGGGCTTCTCGTTCGTCGGCACGCCGACGGTGCAGCTCGGGCACAACGCGCACATCGGATGGACGGCGACGACGAACTTCGCGGACGTGATGGATCTGTGGGACGTCGCGCCCGACGCCGCGTACGAGAGCGTCTCGGTCGGCGGCGAGACGGTGCCGCTCGTCAAGCGCGACGAGGTGTTCCGGGTGATCGCGCCGGGCGCGAAGGCGGGGACGTTCGTGGACGAGGTGACGGTCGAGATCGCGGAGGTGCCGGGGTACGGCGTGATCCTGCCGGACGAGATGTTACCCATCCCGCGCCCGCTGCTCGCCGACGGGCGGCTGCTCTTCAACTGGACGGGCTTTGCGCCCTCGATGGAGGCGGTCGCGTACCTCGAGATCGACCGGGCGAAGGACATCGACGCGTTCGAGGAGGCGGCCTCGATCCTGGAGGTCGGCGCGGCGAACTTCGTGGCGGCCGACGCGAAGGAGATCGACATG is drawn from Polyangium spumosum and contains these coding sequences:
- a CDS encoding penicillin acylase family protein, coding for MLRLAPRTCVLALGIGSILAGCTEPDATKAPAGPPAPLADVELVVDELGITHVYARSDADAFFGAGYAMARDRLFHMELMRRRAAGTRAELVGVKVLDDDVMARTMNFTKLGEADEARVRAERPEEAALFDAWTAGVNLRIEEVRSGAAPRPFGMRESELDFLPEPWASHEAFAVGKLLSFGMSNSLDRDILATAVARMAPETAERLPVLMPAFDVFPGAPAGAGGNAAPAPGPFGPPGPPKADAAAFPRDYEPIMRETASNNWALAGKHTESGRPYVCGDPHQSLTSPSRFWAVHMNSAEAGGTLDVVGFSFVGTPTVQLGHNAHIGWTATTNFADVMDLWDVAPDAAYESVSVGGETVPLVKRDEVFRVIAPGAKAGTFVDEVTVEIAEVPGYGVILPDEMLPIPRPLLADGRLLFNWTGFAPSMEAVAYLEIDRAKDIDAFEEAASILEVGAANFVAADAKEIDMFVHARVPDRGDPSARPMPWRSITDPEDPASYWTRGDLPADRMPKRRDPPEGFLFTANTDPFGFTQDGVVENDPYYYGAFYANGFRGYRIEQAIEELVASGAKVDRAAMEELQRDVRSPLADTIVPLLEEALANVEADPALAAYKGRADLVAYAAKLSAWDREMRADRGEPVMFNALVWFAARRVFEKPMTSALFGAIHEASPPFFLGMLHNVLTNRFADASYFAPDGARVLLLAALDEASAWITTRFGSIDADFELGDVQGALFQSDLPGSAWDTEPMAVGGASDTINVAPTRFFDGNEPAAYFESTEMSLYRMVVGFAADGTPEATVNFGRGNSAEPDSPHYDDQDAAWTSVTYAPLPFRRADVEAREESRVILAGGGK